A genomic window from Plasmodium reichenowi strain SY57 chromosome 6, whole genome shotgun sequence includes:
- a CDS encoding eukaryotic translation initiation factor 2-alpha kinase, putative — protein MCNFIKKGIRFNGDKYIFLFDIFIKKYLLNVFVANILWEEENNICFLNRLKNKRKKSILFLKEEYLRYLMILNKEEKNKKKRLKKIYECIKVFSIKEFRWLINKLEIIYFYFFCHLLLLCIFQNIFLLTYMSKEYFLKNIHNYMINILSNDIKFNTSIEFTHNDKYEQKCITMAYYDFLLNKKGKLKKRNKYYDIKNIEPLTGKDKNLYSYYNFSPFFPMSSSDIINVNTNDKISNILWNDKYIDTLNHVNMKKKDIPLNIHSNNILMNNYAYRKYVRSYMIKKRINDLILYNLKNIFEKINNIEKLTNINNFMNFKKEYEKVSKEVCNNNNNNNNYDPSDCMLILPNSSKDHALYNNINNDEYMYKKFCNFISQEREIKKQREKEKYDRDEKYDRDEKYDRDEKYDRDEKCDREEKCDREEKCDREEKCDREEKYDRGEKYHRDEKCDKEEKGLKEDNYRDVNEWNSKKYERCNKIYPSDYKFFLSEDKKYDTSYYSNERVNFHNSDIYMNDMDEELYYSSYHNNHHNNDITYNSNVYKRMLNEVIHPSVESNDVKKAPLNNDNIKNKESNVYEINDIIYQLNGEKKMNTNMCEKRGNKIFDSNNFHNINERKKKILDENEMITIDNNIDKKENILFPYFHMEILKDNEMNITKYYKDKQYYGQYKYDENIYIYDLIVLDTSGYIYKVSTDGSYHWKRKIVDHIQDYSNIEEKDDERKVLKKRNKLNEEDMYESNTKHENNMYDMNTYESNKYVINTYDKNISDSTKAHQNLYVLKKKVYDMNYDSKRALKISPYHNYFNTSIINSINTDKLKQSKPLYKNNIKTNDDNKKLRENKTKNKRLVSNYLGNLFYINENNEVIPLNINIKDVVNNSPFKSPLFPNMVFIGSRESTIINLDYDTGHVLRKYDEASNELLDKAKKKKSRKNKSIKNMKDINDNMKLYKEGSQNVEDLSFTEEENKKKSILDSEKIEVASLNNEGNMNKGFACEKDDKINNYDNDEDDLLCAQYEDNNDYDNNNNNNNNNRNSYYYYNINGNASDDVLVHSKNELLNNRYINKTNIKDENSNNNESFLNNIDGMNNFKLLRKRNMKRNRKKNLLKRLMVSTNKLSMLLNRYHLINRSLERMRKDIKRGKNKRILKKRQLQISLIKWVIKAVDENTLKKKWITTWVDVGSIFMTDVYRKDTSFINSLIEIVGNKLILRPIEKDKMKSTTYQILKIMNNDTDEIQMYRNEDMKYEVINNVDDINNVDDINNVDDINNVDNINNANNINNANNINNANNINNANNINNANNINNMNNILNDRLKNGINNKDNSNIKSKIFIFSESISSVFAVKYKNLSNIFTLDIIAKPNIKLYSDYDNLNNFTYNPVHVKKEKTLFLPFSKDISDLDGDKFSCSFDDNIIYGKKLIHRLNSISVNISSIEKDMKYLLSNIIYVYDKNKKIPISYIYDMKNLIYEYQKVKQEFLYHLPWDEGDQKYLSRTDDVLNNSIIDNIGKKGPIFICEYINKFMDLYFEENDICYDYCSMLNIWDKIFNNTVSDGDSLLLSNLYRVVHSAFKNNNKYNNNIYFDNNMNSSSSSSRRRSRVNIYNFDNYYNNMRDYNSFWEDRHNILMNRENFLINRSTDKVFSGGKNNELKEFTSIRYKRRRWYWRVFYTIMFIIFFPVLFIYRRIIKRRKGSSKGNKIGTSSNNKLIKKNRTFKDYDDEDENNIMSEDEEDDLDMNYDLIFDDDRLKVKKIKRMRKNYNNNNNNNNNNNNSNSNSKSNRFLSKLSNIDLANIDLNLIKKSHGKRMDNFEQPTLVDILARHARDTTHNDGGSYYPFNENETYNMLSLNYAWGGNLKHMNVERASEYNMGNISHEYNYDNIRNLGDNKISAYELDIYEKELFHLYRRRAASQDVLNKKSFVMKKRIRSSYKVGSSNKYHKKNYTDNEKDKKKYRSYKEKHINEKMFDKKEFLNFLTNFNKKFMKKNSLVDHLIKMNDKGEDDYDGYNSSGSRYNNINDGGVELWGTTKRYTNNKNNSDYDNNNMKNKRYSNKKHNNNNDNINNNNNNNNNNNNSNSNRYTDERKYRNKSIKEDVDYTNDYYNIQLNNNKINNNQIKNKIDTIRNISHEKLGNNKSSSARNLSLIQTSHIPYDAPLADFLENGRFLRTFENISLIGQGGFGSVYKVSHRLEPGSPTYAVKFIYLKVSSLDNVSSRRYFREIAANRDIYSKHVVRYYTWWCEEPQFLPMHLMPKEIQNLVKKNKDTFKKKRLTKNKKYSNNCISDSSNNNNSSCYSVSSYNSSINSNYRYNKLWIKKKEQSPDMKRYKDVLRKNNAPNLVFYSDNDGLTSKNKENPENNHNPFLSDKNFSDSIYKKKKSHDYNSSSHKLKKRKNKKKKGKKKRKSKSKIKTNAQRIYEESEQHEGRDHFQYKKGKEQFSKFIGKHNSMGFTQSFQEYDPFDNGYLSEEDRDLIVFADNEESNENSQQIIRHDNMNNENIIIKHRNEDDKNELDGYKNKLDGDKNELDGDKNELDGDKNELDGYKNKLDDLLMKEKINSLTRNDIVNIENENPTPHATNNIKNKKVDLNGELTYYDYVGKNEVIPNSRTETNVESINTNGMFNNKFSVMKDEGGEYKKKENMTWGDTKRDGLYENGKQEKDGLYENGKLEKDGLYKNGKEEKDGLGVNKCITNKYIENDDDDDNNNNNNNNNNNIIDERKKDLKKKQKNAITKGNEDLLAINGTNNKEKRKKDDDINKNMEKIKSYKKKTPVPEFSIVLLLQMELCKGYTLRKWLDRSTRSDKPLHFTYSDKKMNHPLEFDLFKQLIKGLKDIHATCFIHRDLKPENIFVDPDTYTLKIGDLGLVRFIEEKKREKDFNNIDCYKDNIYTDINQNAITSQISIKGQIIGTPGYTAPEGGALCDEKADIYSAALILLELLCPRFTTIMERYKRLNDFRNYYTVPDYVKIHLNPWYILMLQMSKPNPADRPSAADVYSKIKVLLDPHLTDFAFIFNDIHNEHMNKPPQGTNNFERTSENKDKFVIQSGDMKNKVENEEIPIEKGLNINVENIKNENNGADK, from the coding sequence ATGtgtaattttataaaaaaaggtaTTAGGTTTAATGgagataaatatattttcctttttgatatatttataaagaaatatttattaaatgtattCGTAGCAAATATATTATGGGAAGAAgagaataatatatgttttctAAATagattaaaaaataaaagaaagaaaagtattttatttcttaaagaagaatatttacgatatttaatgatattaaataaggaagagaagaataaaaagaaacgattaaaaaaaatatatgaatgtATAAAAGTTTTTTCTATTAAAGAATTTCGATGGCTTATCAATAAGTtggaaataatatatttttattttttttgtcatttattacttttatgtatttttcaaaatatttttctacTTACATACATGAgtaaagaatattttttgaaaaacATACACAActatatgataaatattttatccaatgatattaaatttaatacaTCCATTGAATTTACACATAATGATAAGTATGAACAAAAATGTATAACCATGGCTTATTAtgattttcttttaaacAAGAAAGGAAAGTTAAAGAAAAGGaacaaatattatgatataaaaaatatagaacCTTTAACAGGAAAAGATAAGAATTTGTATTCctattataatttttcacCTTTTTTTCCTATGTCTTCATcagatataataaatgtaaatacaaatgataaaatatcaaatattttatggaatgataaatatattgatacATTAAACCACgttaatatgaaaaaaaaggatattcccttaaatattcatagtaataatatacttatgaataattatgCATACAGAAAATATGTTAGGAGTTATATGATTAAAAAGAGAATAAATGATCtgattttatataatttgaagaatatatttgaaaaaataaataatattgagaaactaacaaatataaataattttatgaattttaaaaaggaatatGAAAAGGTTTCTAAAGAAGTATgcaacaataataataataataataattatgatcCAAGTGACTGTATGTTAATATTACCTAATAGTTCGAAGGACCATgctttatataataatataaataatgatgaatatatgtataaaaagttttgtaattttatttctCAAGAAAGGGAAATTAAGAAACAAagagaaaaagaaaaatatgatagAGACGAAAAATATGATAGAGACGAAAAATATGATAGAGACGAAAAATATGATAGAGACGAAAAATGTGATAGAGAAGAAAAATGTGATAGAGAAGAAAAATGTGATAGAGAAGAAAAATGTGATagagaagaaaaatatgatagAGGAGAAAAATACCATAGAGACGAAAAATGCgataaagaagaaaaggGCCTTAAAGAAGATAATTATAGAGATGTTAACGAATGGAACAGTAAGAAATACGAACGttgtaataaaatttatcCGAGTgattataaattttttttaagtgaggataaaaaatatgatacTTCTTACTATTCAAATGAACGGGttaattttcataatagtgatatatatatgaatgatATGGATGAGGAATTATATTATAGCTCATATCATAACaatcatcataataatgatataacatataatagtaatgtttataaaagaatGTTAAACGAAGTTATCCATCCATCTGTTGAGAGTAACGATGTGAAGAAGGCAcctttaaataatgataatataaaaaacaaagaaTCTAATGTGTATGAaattaatgatataatataccaATTAAATGgtgagaaaaaaatgaacacAAATATGTGTGAAAAAAGaggaaataaaatttttgattcaaataattttcacaatattaatgaaaggaaaaagaaaatattagatgaaaatgaaatgataacaattgataataatatagataagaaagagaatattttatttccatatttccatatggaaatattaaaagataatgaaatgaatataactaaatattataaagataaaCAGTATTATGGtcaatataaatatgatgaaaatatatatatatatgatttaatTGTATTAGATACTTCtggatatatatacaaagTTTCGACAGATGGTAGTTACCATTGGAAACGAAAAATTGTAGACCATATACAAGACTATTCAAATATTGAAGAAAAAGACGATGAACGGAAGGTATTGAAAAAGCGAAATAAATTAAACGAAGAAGACATGTATGAAAGTAATACTAAGcatgaaaataatatgtatgatATGAATACGTATGAAAGTAATAAGTACGTTATCAATACgtatgataaaaatatttcgGATAGTACTAAAGCTCATCAAAATCTTTAcgtattaaaaaaaaaagtttatGATATGAATTATGATTCAAAAAGAGCGTTAAAAATATCTCcttatcataattattttaatacatCGATTATAAATTCTATTAATACAgataaattaaaacaaTCCAAACCATTATATAagaacaatataaaaacgaatgatgataataaaaaattaaggGAAAATAAAACCAAAAACAAAAGATTAGTTTCAAATTATTTAggtaatttattttatataaatgaaaataatgaagttataccattaaatataaatattaaagatGTTGTAAATAATTCCCCATTTAAATCCCCTCTGTTTCCTAACATGGTATTTATTGGTTCACGAGAATCGACTATAATTAATTTAGATTATGACACAGGACATGTACTAAGAAAATATGATGAAGCATCTAATGAATTGTTAGACAAggcaaaaaaaaaaaaatcaagaaaaaataaaagtataaaaaatatgaaagatataaatgataatatgaagTTATATAAAGAAGGTAGTCAAAATGTAGAGGACTTATCCTTTACCGAGGAGGagaataaaaagaaaagtaTTTTAGACAGTGAGAAAATAGAAGTGGCATCCTTAAATAATGAAGGGAATATGAATAAAGGTTTTGCGTGTGAAAAggatgataaaataaataattatgataatgatgaagatgatCTATTATGTGCTCAATATGAAGACAACAAtgattatgataataataataataataataataataataggaatagctattattattataatattaatggTAATGCTAGTGATGATGTATTAGTACATtcaaaaaatgaattattaaataataggtatataaataaaacaaatataaaagatgaaaactcaaataataatgaatcATTTCTCAATAATATTGATGGGATGAATAATTTTAAGTTGCTAcgaaaaagaaatatgaaaagaaatagaaaaaagaaTCTCCTTAAAAGACTTATGGTAAGTACAAATAAACTGAGCATGTTATTGAATAGATACCATTTAATTAATCGTAGTTTAGAAAGAATGAGAAAAGATATTAAAAGAgggaaaaataaaagaatattaaaaaaacgTCAATTACAAATAAGTTTAATAAAATGGGTAATCAAAGCAGTAGATGAGAAtacattaaaaaagaaatggATAACAACTTGGGTTGATGTTGGATCTATATTTATGACAGATGTATATAGGAAAGATACATCATTTATAAATTCTTTAATTGAAATTGTTggaaataaattaatattaagaCCAATAGAAAAGGACAAAATGAAAAGTACTACATATCAAATTTTAAAGATTATGAATAATGACACTGATGAAATACAAATGTATCGAAATGAAGATATGAAATATGAAGTTATTAATAATGTggatgatataaataatgtggatgatataaataatgtggatgatataaataatgtggataatataaataatgcgaataatataaacaatgcgaataatataaacaatgcgaataatataaacaatgcgaataatataaacaatgcgaataatataaacaatatgaaTAACATTCTAAATGATAGGTTAAAAAATggaattaataataaagataattCCAACATAAAATcgaaaatatttattttttcagAATCCATATCATCCGTTTTTGCagtaaaatataagaatttatcaaatatatttacattagATATTATAGCAAAAccaaatataaaattatattctgattatgataatttgaataattttacatataatcctgtacatgtaaaaaaagagaaaacCCTTTTTTTGCCGTTTTCTAAGGATATATCTGATTTAGATGGAGATAAATTTTCATGTAGTTTTGAcgataatataatatatggtaaaaaattaatacatCGCTTAAATAGTATATCAGTAAATATTTCTTCTATAGAAAAAgatatgaaatatttattatcaaatatcatatatgtatatgaCAAGAATAAGAAGATTCCAataagttatatatatgatatgaagaatttaatatatgaatatcAAAAGGTTAAGCAAGagtttttatatcatttacCTTGGGATGAAGGAGACCAGAAATATTTAAGTCGAACGGATGatgtattaaataatagtaTAATAGATAATATAGGTAAAAAGGGTccaatttttatttgtgaatatataaacaaatttaTGGATTTATACTTTGAAGAGAATGATATTTGTTATGATTATTGTTCtatgttaaatatatgggataaaatttttaataatactGTTAGTGATGGAGattctttattattgtcGAATTTGTATCGTGTTGTACATAGTGCCtttaagaataataataaatataataacaatatttattttgataataatatgaatagtagtagtagtagtagtagaAGAAGAAGTCgtgtaaatatttataactttgataattattataataatatgagAGATTATAATAGTTTTTGGGAAGATAGgcataatatattaatgaatagagaaaactttttaattaataGAAGCACGGATAAAGTTTTTTCAGGGggtaaaaataatgaacTGAAAGAATTTACTTCTATTAgatataaaagaagaagatgGTACTGGAGAGTATTTTATActattatgtttataatttttttcccagtattatttatatatagaagaattattaaaaggAGAAAAGGTAGTAGTAAGGGTAATAAAATAGGTACaagtagtaataataagttgattaaaaaaaatcGAACTTTTAAAGATTATGATGATGAggatgaaaataatataatgagTGAAGATGAAGAAGACGATTTAGATATGAATTATGATTTAATATTTGATGATGATAGATTAaaagttaaaaaaataaaaagaatgagaaaaaattataataataataataataataataataataataataatagtaatagtaatagtaaGAGTAATCGATTTTTATCCAAATTGAGTAATATAGATTTAGCTAATATTGATTTAAActtaattaaaaaaagtcATGGGAAAAGAATGGATAATTTTGAACAACCCACTCTTGTGGACATTTTAGCTAGACATGCAAGAGATACTACACATAATGATGGTGGATCTTATTATCCTTTCAACGAAAACGAAACCTATAATATGTTATCATTAAATTATGCTTGGGGTGGTAATCTTAAGCATATGAATGTTGAAAGGGCCTCAGAATATAATATGGGTAATATATCTCATGAATACAATTATGACAATATAAGAAATTTAggtgataataaaatatcaGCATATGAattagatatatatgagaaagaattatttcatttatatagaAGAAGGGCAGCATCTCAGGATGTACTTAATAAAAAATCTTTTGTTATGAAAAAACGGATACGTAGTAGTTATAAAGTTGGTAGTAGCAATAAATATcataagaaaaattatacagataatgaaaaggataagaaaaaatatcgtagttataaagaaaaacatataaatgaaaaaatgtttgataaaaaagaatttcTAAACTTTTTAACGAATTTTAATAAGAAGTTTATGAAGAAGAATTCTTTGGTTgatcatttaataaaaatgaatgatAAAGGAGAAGATGATTATGATGGTTATAATAGTAGTGGTAgtagatataataatataaatgatggTGGTGTTGAATTGTGGGGTACTACTAAAAGGTATAcgaataataaaaataatagtgattatgataataataatatgaaaaataaaagatattcTAACAAgaaacataataataataatgataatattaataataataataataataataataataataataatagtaatagtaaCAGATATACAGATGAAAGGAAATACCGAAATAAAAGCATAAAAGAAGATGTGGATTATACaaatgattattataatatacaattaaataataataaaataaataacaatcaaataaaaaataaaatcgATACTATTAGAAATATTAGTCATGAGAAATTaggtaataataaaagttCGAGTGCTAGGAATTTGTCATTAATACAAACATCTCATATTCCATATGATGCTCCATTAGCTGATTTTTTAGAGAATGGAAGATTTTTAAGAActtttgaaaatatttctCTTATAGGACAAGGAGGATTTGGTTCAGTTTATAAAGTATCACATCGATTAGAACCTGGATCTCCAACATATGCTGtgaaatttatttatttaaaagtAAGTTCATTAGATAATGTAAGTTCAAGGAGATATTTTCGAGAAATCGCAGCTAATAGagatatatatagtaaACATGTTGTTCGATATTATACATGGTGGTGTGAAGAACCTCAATTTTTACCTATGCATCTGATGCCAAAAGAAATTCAAAACTTagtaaaaaagaataaagatacatttaaaaaaaaaagacttacgaaaaataaaaagtatagtaataattgtataagtgatagtagtaataataacaatagTAGTTGTTATAGTGTTAGTAGTTATAATTCGAGTATTAATAGTAATTATAGATATAACAAATTATggataaaaaagaaagaacAAAGTCCTGATATGAAAAGATATAAAGACGTTCTTAGAAAGAATAATGCTCCTAATTTAGTTTTTTATAGTGATAACGATGGATTAACATCTAAGAATAAGGAAAATCCTGAAAATAATCACAATCCATTTTTGAgtgataaaaatttttctgattctatatataaaaagaaaaaaagtCATGATTATAATTCATCTAGTCACAAActgaaaaaaagaaaaaacaagaaaaaaaaaggtaaaaaaaaaagaaaaagtaaaagcaaaataaaaacaaatgcTCAACGAATATATGAGGAAAGTGAACAGCATGAAGGAAGAGATCACTttcaatataaaaaaggaaaggAACAGTTTTCAAAATTTATAGGAAAACATAATTCTATGGGTTTTACACAAAGTTTCCAAGAATATGATCCTTTTGATAATGGTTATTTGAGTGAAGAAGATAGAGATCTTATAGTTTTCGCCGATAATGAAGAATCAAATGAAAATTCCCAACAAATTATACGTcatgataatatgaacaatgaaaatattattataaagCATAGAAATGAAGATGATAAAAACGAATTGGATGgttataaaaacaaattgGATGGTGATAAAAACGAATTGGATGGTGATAAAAACGAATTGGATGGTGATAAAAACGAATTGGATGgttataaaaacaaattggatgatttattaatgaaagaaaaaattaatagtTTAACAAGAAACGATATTGTTAATATTGAGAATGAGAACCCAACTCCTCATGCtactaataatattaaaaataaaaaggttGATTTAAATGGAGAATTAACTTATTATGATTACGTTGGAAAAAATGAAGTCATACCAAATTCTCGAACCGAAACGAATGTTGAAAGTATTAATACGAATGGTAtgtttaataataaattttctGTTATGAAAGACGAAGGAGGGgaatataagaaaaaagaaaacatgACCTGGGGAGACACGAAAAGGGATGgtttatatgaaaatggAAAACAGGAAAAAGATGgtttatatgaaaatggAAAACTGGAAAAAGATggtttatataaaaatggaaaagAGGAAAAAGATGGTTTAGGTGttaataaatgtataacaaataaatatattgaaaatgatgatgacgatgataataataataataataataataataataataatattatagatgaaaggaaaaaagacctaaagaaaaaacaaaaaaatgcCATTACTAAAGGTAATGAAGATTTGTTAGCAATAAATGgtacaaataataaagagaaaagaaagaaggatgatgatataaataaaaatatggaaaaaataaaatcatataaaaagaaaacacCAGTTCCTGAATTTTCTATAGTCTTATTATTACAGATGGAATTGTGTAAAGGATATACCTTACGTAAATGGCTAGATAGATCTACGAGAAGTGACAAACCTTTACATTTTACTTATAgtgataaaaaaatgaatcaTCCATTAGAAtttgatttatttaaaCAATTAATTAAAGGTCTTAAAGATATTCATGCTACTTGTTTTATTCATAGAGATTTAAAACCTGAAAACATTTTTGTAGATCCTGATACGTATACATTAAAGATTGGAGATTTAGGATTAGTACGATTTATTgaagagaaaaaaagagaaaagGATTTTAACAATATTGATTGttataaagataatatatatacagaTATTAATCAGAATGCAATAACTAGCCAAATATCTATAAAAGGACAAATTATAGGAACACCTGGTTATACAGCACCAGAAGGTGGAGCTTTATGTGATGAAAAAGCAGATATATATAGTGCAGCCTTAATTTTATTAGAATTATTATGTCCACGTTTTACAACAATTATGGAACGATATAAAAGATTAAATGATTTCagaaattattatacaGTACCTGATTATGTAAAAATTCATTTAAACCCATGGTATATTTTAATGTTACAAATGTCAAAACCCAATCCAGCAGATAGACCATCGGCTGCTGACGTGTATAGTAAAATTAAAGTATTGCTAGATCCTCATTTGACTGATTTTGCATTTATCTTTAACGATATTCATAATGAGCATATGAATAAACCACCTCAGGGAACTAATAACTTTGAAAGAACATCGGAGAATAAGGACAAATTCGTAATACAAAGTGGGGATATGAAGAATAAAGtagaaaatgaagaaatacCTATTGAAAAAGGATTAAATATCAATGTagagaatataaaaaatgagaaTAATGGTGCGGACAAATAG
- a CDS encoding choline/ethanolaminephosphotransferase, putative, producing MGILFKLNKSVYSNCKSYVYKSGGNSLLDNLFDAFWNICVKFVPKSITPNLLTLLGFLCSTIAFVLTFVFDSQNKKHDYIYIYAGIFLFIYQTFDALDGKQARKNNTSSPLGQLFDHGCDSITTSFFVFIACKAAGFPKSLIYYILLAIVQIQGYMFSWMEYHTKVFNTSVGKIGTTESHVLVITMCILRGLKGIGLFQKTTLRDILPKSISSVLCKCVLSVTLNYLILIPVFIFIILSISTCTYIGMQNAKKKKSEAIMQLAVFYIFSLMQYYFYYTNVTPKTELICFSIIALYSCFYNLFINLSTILKIKMDLIPVPVIFYYLSILLIFLKRNTKYTFLKHPLLKDSYILYYILFFGIIYLLDYAHTIITNICKELNITFIFNKKYKKK from the exons gattctttttaaattaaataaaagtGTTTATTCAAATTGTAAATCTTATGTTTATAAGAGTGGAGGGAATTCACTCCTTGACAATCTTTTTGATGCTTTCTGGAATATTTGTGTAAAATTCGTACCAAAG TCCATAACACCAAACCTCTTAACATTATTAGGATTCTTATGTTCAACGATTGCTTTTGTTCTTACATTTGTTTTTGATTctcaaaataaaaaacatgATTATATCTACATATATGCAGGAAtctttttattcatataccaa aCATTTGATGCCCTTGATGGAAAACAAGctagaaaaaataatacaagTTCACCTTTGGGACAATTATTTGATCATGGATGTGATTCAATAACAACG tccttctttgtttttattGCTTGCAAGGCAGCTGGATTCCCAAAATCTTTGATCTATTATATT CTATTAGCAATTGTGCAAATTCAAGGATACATGTTTTCA tgGATGGAATATCACACAAAAGTATTTAACACTTCTGTAGGAAAAATCGGAACCACTGAATCTCACGTTTTG GTTATAACCATGTGTATTCTTAGAGGACTTAAAGGAATAGGCCTTTTCCAAAAAACCACATTGAGAGATATCTTACCAAAGAGCATAAG cTCTGTTTTATGCAAATGTGTCTTAAGCGTAACCCTGAACTATCTTATCTTAATTCCTGTTTTCATCTT tatTATCCTTTCCATCTCAACATGTACCTATATAGGAATGCAAAATGCtaagaaaaagaaaagcGAAGCCATCa tGCAATTAGCCgttttttacattttcaGCCTCATGCAATACTATTTCTACTACACAA atGTAACACCAAAAACTGAATTAATCTGCTTTTCCATAATAGCCTTATACTCCTGCTTTTacaatttatttattaactTATCAACAATATTAAAg attAAAATGGATTTGATCCCTGTCCCAGTTATATTTTACTATCtttccatattattaatcTTTTTAAAACGCAACACAAAATACACATTCTTAAAACACCCACTTCTTAAAGATTcctatattttatattatattttattctttgGTATTATATACTTACTTGATTATGCACATACTATCATAACCAATATTTGCAAGGAATTAAATATTACTTTTATctttaacaaaaaatacaagaaaaaataa